A genomic stretch from Diprion similis isolate iyDipSimi1 chromosome 1, iyDipSimi1.1, whole genome shotgun sequence includes:
- the LOC124405850 gene encoding uncharacterized protein LOC124405850 isoform X2: MSAYRWVSRSAGRPLPETAIRGGRDQDGSEIYVGRAFHEGDMIPAKIIPAKGIAFVCWNGQEHPKDEYEVLCQGEFAWEFCSAGSIPPDGVVAGQTADGEPLYVGRVLHKGSQTIGKVQASHGCLYIPFDGEELSFTDYEVLVLH, from the exons atgtcAG CCTACAGATGGGTCAGCCGTTCTGCAGGACGTCCTCTGCCCGAAACTGCTATCCGGGGAGGAAGAGATCAAGACGGAAGTGAAATTTACGTAGGGCGGGCTTTTCACGAGGGAGACATGATTCCTGCAAAAATAATACCTGCTAAAGGGATAGCCTTTGTATGTTGGAACGGCCAAGAGCATCCTAAGGACGAATACGAG GTACTGTGCCAAGGCGAGTTTGCTTGGGAATTTTGCAGTGCCGGGTCTATTCCTCCGGATGGTGTTGTCGCGGGACAAACTGCCGACGGCGAGCCTCTCTACGTTGGACGCGTCCTTCACAAAGGATCTCAAACCATTGGCAAG GTCCAAGCGAGTCACGGTTGTCTTTACATCCCCTTCGACGGCGAGGAGCTTTCATTCACGGACTACGAAGTATTGGTTCTCCATTAA
- the LOC124405840 gene encoding 60S ribosomal protein L15 produces MGAYKYMQELYRKKQSDVLRFLLRVRCWQYRQLTKMHRAPRPSRPDKARRLGYKAKQGFVIFRIRVRRGGRKRPVPKGATFGKPKSHGVNQLKPTRKLQSIAEERVGRRCGGLRVLNSYWVAQDSSYKYYEIILVDPAHKAIRNDPKVNWICNAVQKHRELRGKTSVGRSSRGLGKGHRYSQTIGGSRRAAWLRRNSLSLRRKR; encoded by the exons ATGGGTGCATACAAATATATGCAAGAGCTGTACCGTAAGAAGCAGAGCGATGTGCTCCGTTTCTTGCTGAGAGTTAGATGCTGGCAGTATCGTCAACTCACCAAAATGCATCGTGCTCCCAGGCCTTCTCGTCCTGACAAAGCTCGCCGCTTGGGATACAAGGCTAAACAAG GCTTTGTTATCTTCAGAATTCGTGTGCGACGTGGAGGTCGTAAACGTCCTGTACCCAAAGGTGCTACCTTCGGTAAACCCAAAAGTCACGGTGTGAACCAACTCAAGCCCACACGTAAACTGCAGTCCATTGCTGAG GAGCGTGTCGGTCGCCGCTGTGGAGGACTGCGTGTGCTGAACAGCTACTGGGTAGCTCAAGATTCATCGTACAAATACTACGAAATCATTCTCGTTGACCCTGCACACAAG GCAATTCGCAATGATCCAAAGGTGAACTGGATCTGTAACGCAGTACAGAAACATCGCGAGCTGCGCGGAAAGACCTCAGTAGGCAGAAGTTCACGTGGATTAGGAAAGGGTCATCGTTACTCACAGACGATCGGTGGATCGCGTCGCGCCGCCTGGTTGAGAAGAAACTCACTCTCGCTGCGCCGAAAGCGTTAA
- the LOC124405850 gene encoding uncharacterized protein LOC124405850 isoform X1 — MGQSCCTSDDPNEHLPYQQQDTIIYIDGREAYRWVSRSAGRPLPETAIRGGRDQDGSEIYVGRAFHEGDMIPAKIIPAKGIAFVCWNGQEHPKDEYEVLCQGEFAWEFCSAGSIPPDGVVAGQTADGEPLYVGRVLHKGSQTIGKVQASHGCLYIPFDGEELSFTDYEVLVLH; from the exons ATGGGACAGAGCTGTTGTACTAGCGATGATCCAAACGAACACCTTCCATACCAGCAACAAGACACGATAATTTATATAGATGGACGTGAAG CCTACAGATGGGTCAGCCGTTCTGCAGGACGTCCTCTGCCCGAAACTGCTATCCGGGGAGGAAGAGATCAAGACGGAAGTGAAATTTACGTAGGGCGGGCTTTTCACGAGGGAGACATGATTCCTGCAAAAATAATACCTGCTAAAGGGATAGCCTTTGTATGTTGGAACGGCCAAGAGCATCCTAAGGACGAATACGAG GTACTGTGCCAAGGCGAGTTTGCTTGGGAATTTTGCAGTGCCGGGTCTATTCCTCCGGATGGTGTTGTCGCGGGACAAACTGCCGACGGCGAGCCTCTCTACGTTGGACGCGTCCTTCACAAAGGATCTCAAACCATTGGCAAG GTCCAAGCGAGTCACGGTTGTCTTTACATCCCCTTCGACGGCGAGGAGCTTTCATTCACGGACTACGAAGTATTGGTTCTCCATTAA